A region of Paenimyroides aestuarii DNA encodes the following proteins:
- a CDS encoding DUF1599 domain-containing protein encodes MLSTAEQYDKIIAICRQLYINKLQDYGCAWRILRLPSLTDQIYIKACRIRSLQENDVRKIDEDETSEFIGIINYSIMALIQLEKGVSKEADLSTQEAIDLYDKHIAITKELMMNKNHDYGEAWRDLRISSHTDIILQKLLRVKQIEDNKGKTLVSEGLDANYQDMINYAVFALILMNFAQ; translated from the coding sequence ATGCTTTCAACAGCGGAACAATATGATAAAATAATTGCCATTTGCAGACAATTATACATTAACAAATTACAAGATTACGGCTGTGCGTGGCGCATTTTGCGATTGCCCTCGTTAACCGATCAAATTTATATCAAAGCATGCCGAATTCGGTCGTTACAAGAAAATGATGTACGAAAAATTGATGAAGACGAAACTTCGGAATTCATCGGAATCATTAATTACAGCATCATGGCGTTGATTCAATTGGAAAAAGGCGTTTCTAAAGAAGCCGATTTATCCACCCAAGAAGCCATTGATTTGTACGACAAGCACATTGCCATTACCAAAGAATTGATGATGAACAAAAACCACGATTACGGCGAAGCTTGGCGCGATTTGCGGATTTCATCGCACACCGATATCATTTTGCAAAAGCTGCTGCGAGTGAAACAAATCGAAGACAACAAAGGAAAAACCCTCGTGTCTGAAGGGTTAGATGCCAATTACCAAGACATGATCAATTATGCGGTTTTTGCATTGATTTTAATGAATTTTGCCCAATAA
- the folP gene encoding dihydropteroate synthase — MKSINCKGQLVTFETPKVMGILNITPNSFFDGGWHHSLEKIEQQIEKMLQEGAAIIDIGAYSTQPNAPFVSEEEELERMVPVVKHLVKKFPNAVFSIDTFRAEVAKQTLDLGAAMINDVSAGNLDDQMMQVVGSFKAPYIMMHMKGTPQNMQQFTDYDDVMHEMIYYFSDKMAQAQQHGIVDVIVDPGFGFSKTLDQNYEVLNKLDLLQNLNVPVLSALSRKSMIYKFFETTPQDALNGTTVLNTISLIKGANLLRVHDVREAVECVKLYTKTYC, encoded by the coding sequence ATGAAATCAATCAATTGCAAAGGACAATTAGTCACGTTTGAAACGCCAAAAGTCATGGGGATTTTAAACATCACGCCCAATTCTTTTTTCGATGGCGGATGGCATCATTCCTTAGAAAAAATCGAACAACAAATCGAAAAAATGTTGCAAGAAGGCGCTGCTATTATTGATATTGGCGCGTATTCTACCCAACCAAATGCGCCTTTTGTTTCAGAAGAAGAAGAGTTGGAACGCATGGTGCCGGTGGTGAAGCATTTGGTGAAAAAATTTCCGAATGCTGTTTTTTCGATTGATACGTTCCGAGCCGAAGTTGCCAAGCAAACCTTGGATTTGGGTGCAGCAATGATAAACGATGTTTCGGCAGGCAATTTAGACGATCAAATGATGCAAGTGGTGGGCAGTTTTAAAGCGCCTTACATTATGATGCACATGAAAGGAACGCCGCAAAATATGCAACAGTTTACCGATTATGACGATGTGATGCACGAAATGATTTATTATTTTTCCGATAAAATGGCACAGGCACAACAGCACGGAATTGTAGATGTGATTGTGGATCCTGGTTTTGGTTTTTCGAAAACGTTGGATCAGAATTACGAAGTTTTGAATAAGTTGGATTTGTTGCAAAATTTGAATGTTCCGGTATTATCGGCACTTTCAAGAAAGTCGATGATTTACAAGTTTTTTGAAACCACACCGCAAGATGCATTAAACGGAACAACCGTTTTAAATACGATTTCGTTGATAAAAGGTGCTAATTTGTTGCGCGTGCATGATGTGAGAGAAGCTGTGGAATGTGTAAAACTTTATACGAAAACATATTGTTAA
- the rlmH gene encoding 23S rRNA (pseudouridine(1915)-N(3))-methyltransferase RlmH, protein MNIKLLAIGKTDNKNLQALIDEYTKRLGFYIKFDLEIIADIKNVKNLSEAQQKQKEGELILSKLTATDHLILLDENGKSFSSVGFADELQKKMNAGIKTLVFVIGGPYGFSDEVYKKANGKISLSAMTFSHQMVRLFVIEQIYRGFTILKNEPYHHQ, encoded by the coding sequence ATGAACATCAAACTTTTGGCAATTGGTAAAACCGACAATAAGAATCTGCAAGCGTTAATTGACGAATATACCAAGCGTTTGGGCTTTTACATTAAGTTTGATTTAGAAATTATTGCCGATATTAAAAACGTTAAAAACCTTTCGGAAGCGCAACAAAAACAAAAAGAAGGCGAATTGATTTTAAGCAAACTTACCGCAACCGATCATTTGATTTTATTAGATGAAAACGGAAAAAGTTTTTCCAGCGTTGGTTTTGCGGATGAACTGCAAAAGAAAATGAATGCCGGCATTAAAACCTTGGTGTTTGTAATTGGCGGACCTTATGGTTTTTCAGACGAAGTGTATAAAAAAGCAAACGGAAAAATATCGCTTTCTGCCATGACGTTTTCACACCAAATGGTTCGTTTGTTTGTTATTGAACAAATTTACCGTGGTTTCACTATTTTAAAGAATGAACCGTATCATCATCAATAA
- a CDS encoding tRNA-binding protein: MIKPTISWNDFEKIDMRVGTIIDAQPFEKAKNPAYKLWIDFGAEIGIRKTSAQITVLYAVEELMGKQIVAVVNFPPKQIADFMSECLVLGVVASDKEVTLLAPGKKVENGLAIG; this comes from the coding sequence ATGATCAAACCCACAATTTCTTGGAACGATTTTGAAAAGATCGATATGCGTGTAGGAACCATCATTGATGCACAACCATTTGAAAAAGCTAAAAATCCGGCGTATAAACTGTGGATTGATTTTGGAGCAGAAATTGGCATTAGAAAAACATCGGCACAAATTACCGTTTTGTATGCTGTTGAGGAATTAATGGGGAAACAAATTGTGGCTGTGGTTAATTTTCCACCCAAGCAAATTGCCGATTTTATGAGCGAATGTCTGGTTTTAGGGGTTGTGGCCAGCGATAAAGAAGTTACCCTGCTTGCTCCAGGAAAAAAGGTAGAGAATGGTTTGGCAATTGGTTAA
- the nadC gene encoding carboxylating nicotinate-nucleotide diphosphorylase yields the protein MISEEQFTNELKLIIENAIREDVGDGDHSSLACIPVNAIGKAKLLVKDEGILAGVDFAKMVFHYVDPEMQVEVLIPDGTPVKYGDIAFYVTGKSQSILKAERVVLNSMQRMSAIATKTKFFVDLVEGTKAKVLDTRKTTPGIRAIEKWAVKIGGGKNHRFALYDMIMLKDNHIDFAGGISQAITQTKQYLKDHNKDLKIIVEARNLTEIEEILQNEGVYQILIDNFNYEDTKTAVAMINGKCLAESSGNINEKTIRNYAACGVDFISSGALTHSVYNMDLSLKAVL from the coding sequence ATGATTTCAGAAGAACAATTTACGAACGAATTAAAATTAATCATAGAAAATGCCATTCGCGAAGATGTGGGCGATGGTGATCACAGCTCACTAGCTTGTATTCCGGTCAATGCCATTGGAAAAGCAAAACTCTTGGTAAAAGATGAAGGTATTTTGGCAGGAGTTGATTTTGCTAAAATGGTGTTCCATTATGTGGATCCGGAAATGCAGGTTGAAGTGTTGATTCCTGATGGAACTCCTGTAAAATACGGCGATATTGCTTTTTATGTAACCGGAAAATCACAATCAATTTTAAAAGCAGAGCGCGTGGTATTGAATTCCATGCAGCGAATGAGTGCCATTGCCACTAAAACCAAATTTTTTGTTGATTTGGTAGAAGGCACCAAAGCAAAAGTGCTGGATACCCGCAAAACCACACCAGGAATTCGTGCCATAGAAAAATGGGCGGTGAAGATTGGCGGTGGCAAAAACCATCGTTTTGCGCTGTATGACATGATTATGCTGAAAGACAATCATATCGATTTTGCAGGCGGCATTTCCCAAGCAATCACACAAACAAAACAATACTTAAAAGACCACAACAAAGATTTAAAGATTATTGTGGAAGCCCGAAATTTAACCGAAATCGAAGAAATTCTGCAAAACGAAGGCGTTTATCAAATTTTAATTGATAATTTTAATTATGAAGATACCAAAACTGCCGTTGCAATGATTAATGGCAAATGTTTGGCTGAATCTTCTGGAAATATCAACGAAAAAACCATTCGCAATTATGCAGCATGTGGTGTAGATTTTATATCGAGTGGTGCATTGACACATTCGGTTTACAATATGGATTTAAGTTTAAAAGCGGTTCTTTAA